Part of the Falco cherrug isolate bFalChe1 chromosome 1, bFalChe1.pri, whole genome shotgun sequence genome, ACAGTAAGGTAGGGACTACAGAGCACCAAATAAGCTAGCAATTGgcaagttgaaaaaaaaaaaaaacaaagaagtaaGAAGTTGTGGTTTTTCACCCATCTGTCTAGGTTGCTGATCTACTCACTACAGAATATTGCACAGACTAGAATTTTACAAGTATTCAGGAGGAAGTTATCCAGGTTCACAGTTAACTACTGACAGTTACCAAATACACAGAAACTACACCTGGTTCAGGGTGTCTGAGGACTGGGAGAGTACTTGTGTTTGTATCTGGAAGAAAGCATCATAgcaattgttttgtttctatacTCTTCCCCAGCACCTGCTTTTGACATTACAGAGGTCAAGATACCAATTAAACGGCCCATGGTCTCCCCCCGTGGCTGTTACTACAATGTTTAAAGTGGCATAGACCCAACAGCCCATTTATACAATAGagttgtaattatttttcttttttttttttttcttaagagaaaCAGTAAAGTAAGAATTAATTATTACCCACTATGCACCCTTGATATTGGTAAGTACAAGTCTATTAAGTCACTATGAATCTTCTGGGGAAAGGGATTCACTTTAATTCCAATCAGATGAGGTCCTTACTATGCAATTTCAATTATGGCTAAATTTATTACTCCAGAAAGAAAGCGGCCATGAATCACTGTGCAGGGATGGTATAATTAGTCAGCTTGTTCAACTACTTCAGTACTTTGGTATTTAaggattttcattattttatattcctaaaaaaacaaaaacattttaaaggatttgtttcatgcttttattGTTCTCTAAAACCgattagcagcagcagaaataattgAAAGTGCTCATTACGAGGCTATTACAGCAAGCAaacacagtggaagaaaaagaggtaCTGCAGCTCAAATATAATCCTCAGGGAATGTTTCTATTAGTATTCAGACATGGCTAAGTGAAATATTACCATACATCCAAGAGGGTAGGCCAATTTCTTagtgctttatttattttaaaagactcaTAGGAGatacattttctgtttgggCAAATAAATCAAATGCATAATCATCTCTTCATGAAGAGATGTCAAGAGTTCCTGGCATGGAGTCTCTGTCCAACACTGAACTGTAAGAAGTGACCATTTTAACTAAACTACACAAGAGTTTCAGCGAGCCATTCACACCACCAAttcactgctgctgagctgagctACTTCTATGTCAACACACTGAGGATTCCACAGTTTTGGATCTTCCCATACAATGATTCTCCAAGTAATATTAACATATTAAGTTACAAACTCCATAACATAGAATAAACTGCATAAGGAGTGTTTGATactattttacatattttaacatGTTGACATGCAAAGGTGTTTATCTATCAGCAGAGACTTCTTCAGGTTTCCACACAGATTTAATAACTTCCTTTTCACATAGCAGTCAGCATTCCTGACTGATTTCAGGCCACATTTGGATGCTCTAGGGATTGGTTCAACAGCTGATCAATTCTAAAATTTGCAAAAGCATTCCTGGCAATTCCAGTAGACCTTGGGAAAACTAGAACCTTAAAAACCACCAAAGACCAAAAAGCAATAAAGGAGGAAACAAGGGAAGCTTATTCTCCATGTAATAGATCCAACAGCTTGAAGCTTACACATCTTTTGGAGGTCAAAGAACCTGCCAGTAAAGCAATTACCAACACATCATAAACAAATACAACCACTATAAAAACTAGTTCCCATTTCTCATGCTTGCAGCACGATGCAATGTGCCGAAGCTAAAGGGTGCATGCGCCTGAAAATTTGTCCATTTTTCAAGATTGTGAGAGTCACCTACTAAAACACACAAACACTCCCCCCCCTTCCAATTTCATTGCAACACAAGATCTGTGTTTAtcacaacagcaggaaaaggtgGTAGCAGAACCCAAGCATGCTCTGAAAGGGAAATTGAGTAAATACATAGAAGTTCCAGGAGAGGGACAGGAGATACAACAGCAATAAGAGAACTGACGAGGTGAGATGAAGAGGTTCACACAGAGATTCTAATGAGCAGGTGgaggaaataaaacaggaaaaccaGACCCCCAAACAAGAAGATAAAAGCAATAGCTTGCTAAGGTACCCATCAAGACTATTCCATGTATTGAAAACATAAACACTAAATGTAACTAAAAACAGAGATAGTAATTAAACTGAGATGTTACATGTCCATGCTTTTTGATGCCTTcctcatggtttttttttcccctgtctaCAGGTTTGGTAGAAGGAGAAAACAGgggatttatttgtttgtttaggaTTCCCTGATAGATGGCCACTGAACCATGAGTCGAAGATCCAGGATGTGCAAGACATTTTATGCATTTACTGAGCAAGCAAGTAGAAATTCAGTTTTACCCAGCACACATTATTAATTCCGTATCCATGAAGGTGGTCTTACATACTGGAGTACATTGTATTTACTGTTAAACATAACCATGTTTTTCTCTGATATTTACATCTAGAAGCATGAAAGCACTAACTATATGATAGAGCTGAACTAAAGTTACAGTCATTGAGTGCTGTGGAAATGACAGTGATTCTTTTGTGACTGATAGGTTTAAGGTAAATTTCAGAAATTCACTTAACTCACTCAGCAGCTTTGCAACTGAAAGATAAagtgaaaatattcagaagcGCACTTAAGTGTCACACATACTCCCAGCTTTTACATTGTCATCGTGGCTTGGCACTGGTATCAGTGttcaaaaaaacaacaaacttcaGTGTTTCCATTTCCAGAGACTTAAAGCACAGTAATCTACTTCAGATATGTAATAAAATTACTGTAAGCTGTGTACAGGCAAAACCCAAAGTACGCTGGTAAGGGGGAAATACATTTATTGTCAATACTACCAAGtaaacatgcaaaacaaaaagatggcATTCTGTTTTATCTTAGAAGGTACAATTTTTTGGCCGTTGTAGCTTGGCACGGGGATTTTACTCAGATAAAAtgacaatatttaaaaaataaataacttctgtTTGAATAAAAAGATATAGTTTAATTAGCTTTACGTTTGCTACATTTAAACcacatttaatattaaattaaccTATATTAAAATTCTGGACAAAGTATGTTGTGATGATACATAACCTTTACGCATTCATTATAATACATGAAAACATTGAAGTCACAGAGAATTCAAGCAACATTGCAAGAACAGAATTCCAAATGTACACATATACATAGCCACCCAATGCACAGAAAATTAAGCTTAACAAACCACACAATTTCCTATGGCAAAAGTGACATGAAATCTGTTATGGAACAGGATTGAGGATTAGACTCTTTCCAGGAAAGTTATTCCCAAAGCCAAGCTACAAGTGACAATACAGTATCACAATGCatgatgaaaaatgctttatcaACACCGAAATTCcccagatttttcattttgtatttggcAGTTACTCAGTACTTAGGTTTTAAGATTTTTAGGGGGTTTAAAATCCATCTCACAAAACAGCTGTTTCAGTTAAAGTACAAGACCTCAACCTGATAGTACTAAAAAAGTTTCAACATTCTAGAACTTCAAGGAGATTTTCAGCAAGtttcttatattaaaaaaaaaaagcattcaagacaattaaaaaagaatatttaaatgataatataatataaaaatggaACTTCTTCAAacctattttttttgttattgggCAACAACTAATCATCACAGGAACATGTCTACTAATAAAAGCAGGTTTGACAAAAAGAAGTCCAATTTGCACATACTCCTGGTTGACAACTTTTGCCGTTACAAGGATGGGATATTTACAAACAAGCAGCATTCAGTGTCTGTGTGCCCTAAGGTTAAAATCCTTTTAACCTTCCAAGAGGCATAAAAACAATGGTCCAGGCCAGTAACGgtacattttaagaaaaagcaagacaatACATCACCATTGCAGCACCATGAACTTTGGAACATCCAAAATCATTTCAGAGCACCTGATCCTCAGCTTCCAGCACAAGAAGCCAGAAAACACcactgtgtaacaaggacagaaGACAAACTGAACAACCAGTATTCAGAGcgtaaagaaagaaacaaaaagtagaAATCTTGGAAGCCACGCATGACTATGCCATCTAACAAACAACAATTGCAGCTACTGATCCACcgttacagaagaaaaattatagcTTTGATACCTTTTTGCAAAAAGCTAAGTCATATGTGATTTGGCTAGGACTACCAACATTCACAGACTGCTGTTGAATTCTTCAccttatttctttgcttttgtataTGTAGCGTAGAGATAATCTTGTCAGATTACTTTACATGTTAATACTAAACACCAAATCTTATCTAGACATGAAAAAGCCATAAGGTACTTTATATACTTGCAACCAGCCTCACAGATTGTCTGAACAGACTTTACAAAACAATTTAGCTGCCTCTTTGGGAGAAAGCAAGCTATTCCCACCCACCACTGCagaacagacacacacacacacaccctccaaTAAAAACATCATTTTCATCATTGAAAAGCAGTGAATATTTCAAGACAATTCCAGCAATTAGACAGTCTCATAAGATCTACAGCAAAATCTGTCTTGCCCTAAAGTAGCTTAAAACAGACTTTGATCAAGTGGGAAGCTATAGTCACAACTACAAATAAAATCTTAGAGCCCCATCTTTATTCCAGATAAAAACTACACATTAACATAGACTACAGCCTTAAGACtgtgaaacaaaaatgcaaattgtACATTTGCATCAAAGCCAAGAATGGTATTGCTATGGCCAAAATTCTATCTTCAGCTCAAACCAGCCATCATAATTAAAAGCCAGTAACAGTGTATCAGCTACAATTAGCTAATACCCCAATTTCTTTCACGACAGGAACTGCTgctccttttccagctgaagttAAAAAGCCACAAGAAGTTAAGAACAGTGGAAGAGAAGCTTATGGATGATAAAacttaaataaatcttttaaggaggaaaaaaccctaaaattgCTTATACATTGTCTGCCTCCtcccaagaagaaaacaattgtCTTCATAAGAAACTCTTCAATTTATATTTTCACTAGATGTTGCCACATTTTCTTAGAACATTCTACAGATACTAACAGGCTAGTAACTtacttgtaattatttttttaattaattctccTTATGCTGTCTTACCTTTAGGACAAGAGAGAAATGAGTGCATCCAGAAATTTGCTCCGGTCTTCTGTTTTCAATTCAATTactaaaatatgaaatattttattacaatatGCAAATAACTGAAAGATATACCAGATAATCACACTTAAAGAATAATAATTGTGACTATACTTATTTCTATTCTTAATCAACTTTAAGAAGCAAAAAGAGACACTACTTATTTGGACAAAATGCAAAGCACTTGCTCCTATTTTTCAGTGAACTCAGGTCTCTAGGTGCTTACAACTTGATATAGCAGCCACTTTTAAAATCTAGGCATGTTTCTTTGTATGTTCAACATGCATATGTAAGCACATGTtaaaaactgccttttttaaGCACGGACAAAGATAGGCAAATCTCATTGCACAAGTGCCTCATTTTTCAAACAGACAATAAAGAATGCATCTCGTAACATGAATACCATACTTTGTTTGGCTGCTAAATATAAAGCCCCTCACAGATAACCTCATAGATTTTACACTGAAGTGCACATATGAAAATCATTACCCCACGCGTATGTACATCATCTCAAAAAGATACACAAGCCTGTGCTTGTATTAGTGGTTAATCATATCTGCACATGACAACACTTCGAAAAAAGACTGACAAATAACATACTTTGTGTTATGCTAGGCTCAGGAATAGTGTGTCACATACACACCTTCGATGTTTGCATCTAAGATACAGACAAATGACTATACTGTCTACAGTCATGCTTTATGGAGACTGCGTAAACACTGACCCCTAAAGGACTATTTGGTGAATGAAGCGATAGGCAGCATTACTCACTTGACATGTCAAAATGGTTATGTAAAGTCCTGGAATTGGTACTGTCCGCAGCTCTCTCAAATGCTCTTCCAAAAAAGCTagaagaggaacagaaaaacaaataagcatTACAGAAAAGGATAGATTTACTAAGCTAGAAACATGGAACATTTTCCTTGCTGAGAGTTGAAAATGTCTTCCAGATGTTTTTCATGTGCCTGGTATTCAACATGTACCTCGCTTATTCAAGCGCAAGAATCTTAACATTACAGGGTCTAAGAAATGAAGTCATGGGTCATATAGTGAACTACTGCCTTCTTGTAAGATAAAGAAATAGTtaagagggagaggggaaaaaaaccttaacCACAACTTGCAAGGAAACTGCGGGACATCTGTATCCTCTCTCAAAATTTCTCATGCATACCATatgaaaaagcatgttttttaaGGAGGATACAATTCAAATCAACATATTCAGGGTTAAAAAGGTACAGGAAAGACATATTTGCTTCAGAGACAGGAAAAGTCTATAGATAACCTTTAGGAAGAACTTTGAAACAATATGCTTACTTCTTTTTGTCAGAGCTCTCTGTCTCTGGAGGAATCCCCACCATGATCACAGTTCCCTGTTCAACATCCATTGGTGCAGCCATTACCAGTGGCAGCAATTTACAACGCTTGTTTTTTGTCTGGAAGTCAGAAAGACTGTTAGACAAAACTCAGGAAACAATTTAGTTTCAGCTTTGCATGTGAGATACTATTACAAATCTCAATTTAAGGATATCGCTATAATGCGGTTCAACAGAAGACTGTTTCTTTACACAATCTCTTAATCCCCTTCTTTCCTAGAGTAAAGtcacattaaggaaaaaaattcaattctTTTCTCCAATCCTGCTTTCCACTGTAACATTGAAATTATGTGGGCAGACAAGATATGATttacagtaaagaaaaagctcttaaaaaaaccgccacaaacaaaaaaaccccacaaaaccagaaTTGCAGGTATGGGTATCTAAAAACATGGaccaggtttggggttttttttcgcaaagattattttatatgaaatacaAAAGGTAAAACATTGACAAACACAGTCTTcactagaaattattttcccctgtCATATTGTCTTACAGCACTAAGCTGAAAGTTTAACAAGTTTTGtgatttaattaataaaaaatttttTCATAATTACAGTAAACAAAATAGAAGCTTGCTTAAAGTGTTCTCTTCTTAAGGTAAATGTTTTGCAGCgagttttaaaaatgctgtccTGGTCCTAGTGGCAACCTAGTTATTTATCACATCTAATTTTCAAAATGAGGACAAAGATGCAATCTGGCAAAGATGGATCAccataaatttaatttacaaatttaGAAGAGCTCACACTGAAGACAGTTCTCAACCTTAATGAATTGTGTAACTAATAGTACAAAAgataaatgcaatttaatttcagttgtaTTAGTTGTAAAGATCAGAGGATTTTACTCAAACAGACTCTTCAAAGTACACATTTAGTGATATGCTCCCTCAAAACTTACAAAATTACACAAAGGTTTTAGACAGTATCTTAGTAATGAAAATTTCCTAGAACAGCATGCACAGATGTGCTAAAATTATCCAACCAATTAACGGAAAAACATTACtaatattttcatatgtttttaataatcatcTGCAAGCATCCAACAGAACAATAACAACTACATAGGCCAGAAGTTTGTTAGTCAAAAGCTTTTGAATTACTTACAGAGCAAACAAATGACTTGAGTAAGTATTTACTAAGCAGGCACAGAGACACTGGTTTGGAAAACAGTTTCACATCTGGTGTGCCCtaggaaaagaagaattatttcaattaaaattcagtaaatGGAAGAATCATCTTGGATTGTAATATCTACTGAAAAGTCTAAAAGTTTTGTGTGGCTCAAACAACGCTGAACAAGAAGCATTACAATATTAGTGTTTGAGCTCACCCACGTCCCCCTTTGAGAGGGCTGAATCTTCCTTTGGGAAGTTCAGAGTAGACGTCAATATTGACCCATCAGAGGATAGTACAGTATAAATAAATAGGTTCTTCGGGATGGAGGCATTCTTATTCAATCAAGCAATACGGAAAACAGTGTTATTCAAGTTTGATATAGCCAAATGTAACAGTCAAATGAGACAGCCAAAAACTAGAATTCTGACCTCCATGAGACAGCAATACAGAAAAGGCCCCTGAGAAATTACAAGGTTGGTGCAAATACAGCTGGCCACCGTCTGCTGAATGGCACGTAACTGCTTTTTGGCTAGGTCCAGTCCTTGGTGCAGTTTGTCCAGGTTACCCCTGCAACAGAAAGAATCAAAATAGACACTTTGATatagaaataaagcttttcacATAGAAGTGAAATCTAAAAGCTATTCACAGGAATACTTTGATTGTTCTTCACTGACTTATCTAAAAGATGCATTGATCCTTCATAAGTAACCCATGTTGTTCCctaaataaaattctaaaaGAACAAAGAGATATATTTTCAGTACCTGGAAAGACTGTCCAAAGCTTTAATGAAATTAGTTGTTTCGTGGCCCTCTTTCTCTATATTCTCCATGAGAGAAGCTGTTGCATAAACTATATCACTTGCTGAGAACTTGTTCTTAAAGCCAAAGTGAATGCTGAAGGTCTGAACTCTTAAATCTTTCATTCTGCAAAGCgaaataaaaccagtaaagATTAACATTAGCAATATTATTACCAACACTGACCAGCCATCTCCTCAGTATGTTAATGTTaataacatgaagaaaaatcataCCTAACATTTGCATCAAGCCTAGTATTACTTCATCAACCTCAAACCATTTTTCAAACAAGATGCTACACCCCACTCATACAAAAATATTAACTGCattgaaaagtattttcagataaagcattttatttaaaacaatttaccCAAACTTGTTTGCAGATTCTTCAATCATTTCCCgaagattttctttcaaagacatGTCCATGGAATTAAACTTCTGTTTCACTTGCTTCAAAGGCAAActaaaaacagaaggaaaaaatacactgatAGATAtgccaaaagaaacaaatattttcccttcctttcctaagtcttttttaatattagatAATTTAGCAAGTTAAGTCTGACTACATTTgtttacattcttttttctttaatgattgAAGAGCAATTGTGAAAAAGCATAGGTTACATACCAATCTACTATTCCATAAAGGTATACACATGAAGTATTCTTTGTACACCAAGACACAAGCTGCGTAACTCAACTCTGACACTGCAGCCTACTGAGAGCCccaaaatcatatttaaaaactaacaagttTACTCACAAGCTATATTCTCAATATTTTCCCACAATTCATTGAAACAAACGATCTTTTAATCAAGATCCAGATTTTTATAACTTACCCCATGTCAGCCAAAAACTCCTGGAGCCTCTTCTGCCCTTGTACAGACCAAAGCTTAAGGCTCGCAGAGGTATATGAAGTGTTACAGAGACTTTCATATAGAGACCAGTGCTGGTAAAGTGCCAGGCGCAGACTGAACAGGAGTTAGGGCtaataattataaatacatgtatCATTTGAAGTTACAAATAGTAACAAAACCCGCGGAACAGTAAGTTGGTCTTCAGTTGCCCTTATATATTGCGTTGTTGCACTACATAAGACAGAGTTAGAAGCTGCATGTGCATGTAACACAAGACAAGCAACACTGACTTGTAACTCTCTGAAAGGTTAAGTTGAACCCAACTACATGAGCTGTTGAAGTAGGGATTCATGTTCAACAAAACATccacatttccatttcttttaattccattctcagcagcagagatggtgctgggatttatttctttttcctagatAAAAACTGAACTGTGGTTTACAAAGTTCTTTTTCCCCAGACCTTATGCAAGGATACTCATACTCAAATGCTATTCGCATGCAATCAATTGACAGAGAATTTTCTTCATCCTCATTGCGGTGGTTATGGCGAGACACATGACGCTGTAGGATTCCAATATCAGTCACATACTTCAttcttaaacagaaacaaactgttAAATCACTTTCTTCCCCTGTATTTTTGTTCTTGATTATGAGAATATAAAAATGCTTCCTAAAGTTTACACATCGGTCAGTCAGCAGCCTGAAAAATGTAGatacacctttaaaaaaacccaaattgttaaataatattttgttgaCATTCAGCCATACACCCAGGCAACTGaagctaaaataaaaccaatacaGAGGCAGATTGAccaatgaaattaattaattgcatttatttccttaaaaacatcagtgtctaCTAACAATAGAACACAAGAATTAATGTCTACACATGTACTACTAGAAATCTGACAGTAtctagaaggaaataaaaacaagaaaaaaatatctaaaactTGTTAACTAGAACTATAAAGGAAGCTGGAGGATACATaacatacactttttttcctttaataaaacTATACCAAGCTTATGTTTATGTCAACTGCTATTAAACACCAGTTCACAAAATTATAAActaaaatgagttttaaaaaaatagtataaagTGAGTggtataaaaggaaaatacaggtttttctaatatatatttccatttttggAAGGCATCAGATCACATTCAGTCATTAAGATATTTAATATCACTGTTTATTAATTATCCTGTGCTATATTAATTCCCATACATTTCCTGATCCCTATCAATTGCTATTAGTAactcctaaaaaaaataaatttaaaagatagattaataaataaaacataacaataacaaaagtatatttaaaagaaagtctTTCTTACTGAGTGATTTTGTCTTGGACCCATTGATCTGTCAGGCCAACAATAGCCCACctaaaattggaaagaaaaaaagggggaaaagttaacaaaaaaaaattccagtacAGTATATTAAATTGTCTAAGCATGTAGCAGAACAAGTCAGAAACACCATTTACCAACAATATGTAGAAGttaataacaaatatttttccccctttaacaGATATACACATACAGCACCATCTTCCCTTTTTCCATGCAAAATCTGTTGATTGCCTCTAATTCACACAGATGTGTCCTCCAATTCAAGACATACAAATTCAAGACTCACAAAATAAACTGGAACCTACTACTGAAATCAAATAGATTTGGGAAATCTTGCCTCTTTTTACTAAGGGTTTAAGCTTCTAGCCCTTATGAAAAATGATAACTGAAACATACCACAACATGTCATTCAAATCTTTAGACATTATCCATGCCAGATCAAACATGACCATCGCAGACTACatgagagaaaagcaaaaagacaggATAAATAAACACAATACCTTCACCTTGTTAAACAAATTTGCCAAGTACTAGCGTGTTACTAAAGCTCTACAAATCACACTTGTCTGACAATCTGCCAGTGTCTTACTCTCTGAGACActaagtagaaagaaaaatatcgTATACAGCTCTGCAAACCTGCATTACGTATAAAGCAGCACTTAACAAAGCATAATCAGGCAAGAGGCCAAATGACAGAAGGAACAGTTTGATACCTTAAGTGCTATGTTTGAAATATCCTGATACTTAGACATCAAATAACAATTTTTGTTGTTAGTTCTGGTATGTCTTTTTCCCCCACTGTTAACATCACATTTGCCACTGTGACTCAGTTGGCCATTGCCTGCCACTCTACCAGTATTGTTTCTATGAAGTAATTAATCAACCATAAAATTGGATGTACACAACCAGAAAACATTAAACTGCTAAGTCAAACTACTTATACATATATGACATCTTATATATAACATAATATAGTTATATTGgggatttttacattttatcatAATGTATAAAATTGTTAGATTATTATAACATTGTATTAGATAGAACATTGAATATTGTCCAATTACTTTACTTGGCACATTGTGTTTTTACAGCAAATGACAGTTTATACTTACTGATGTCCCATGGTATTCATATTGCTCATAATCAAAAAgaatttctcttctgaaaaggggaaaaaaacccacatttcaCTAAGTGGTGACCTGGTCATTAGatccaattaaaaatatatgccaGGAGttgtgaaataatatttaaatttaatttttacaattaataaaaaaaattaaacttgggctaaaagctgtttttctgcaaTTAGATTTTAGTAGTAACATGGAAAACATACTTAAATGTACTCgtaaagcaaaaaagaaactAGCATTTGAGGAAGGATTTAATAAACTTTTCCTGTCTGATTTGCTCCTGCTCATTGCTATTGACAATAGCGGGACtgtaaaggaggaaaacagaaacacaaatttCACCCTAAGATAGACAAGATAAGAATACTGCAGCTACTTCAAGTGAAGCAATGCACCAGTTGCTACTCAAATTTATAAATTACTACGTACAGCTATTAcccatttaaacattttatttttagatagtAAAtatctctctctgctttctgaataATGTTAGAACTAAAGCATCCTGCAAATCAAGCAGTATATAGTATCATGTTTTTATATTCTCAATAAGATTTTaatcaaagaaaagagaaagaaggataCAAGCAACATAAAAAACCCAGTTAAACACACCTGCGTGCCTCCCATTCTCGCCTTTGTCGTCTTTTCATTGTTCTCTCTATTACATCCTGTAAATTAATTTGGATATtgaaaagctagaaaaaaacacTCTGGTAGATTAGCACCTATTCAGATACTTTAATGACTAAGTCTTAATCAAAAAGAAGAATGATTCCTGTTAGTAACATctaatgacaaaaatattactatcaaatatttttccaaggaaaacactttttataAAGTCATGGCATCTTTCTGTGCTAGCATTTATTTAGCCCACCTTCACAAATAAGAAGCCCAGCACACAGTACTTTCAACACTAGCAACATTGCATCCTACCATTTCACAACATAAAAACgacacagagaaataaagatgAGATAATTAACTTTggcgcagggcaggggggaaggcACTCACTGTATATTTAAGCTCCATAAATAGCATCATCAGCTTGAAAACTCCAACAAGTTAATATTTGTGAAATACTTAACAGATTTGAAAACAGCTTGTGTGTATGCTCTTTAtagattttcctttaaatttctGCTATCTGCTTTTGCTGAATTAGCAACCTTTGTAGATTAGTAGGAAAAAACATACACTCTTAGAATGCCTTTGCatttaattgtcttttaatATTGCTAGCTTCAAGCCTTTGCTTCCTTGTACAGTACAAATAGAAAATATGCTACAAATAACATATGGCAAATTAAGTTTTTTGTCTACCATAATATA contains:
- the CDC45 gene encoding cell division control protein 45 homolog, whose amino-acid sequence is MFVSDCRREFYDVIVSQRVLLLVASDVDALCACKILQALFQCDHVQYTLVPVSGWQELETAFLEHKDQFKYFVFINCGANVDLLEILQPEEDVSFFVCDSHRPIHVVNVYNDTQIKLLVKQDDDLDVPAYDDIFRDEEDEEGDSENESDGSEPSEKRRRFQEDVIERTMKRRQRREWEARRREILFDYEQYEYHGTSSAMVMFDLAWIMSKDLNDMLWWAIVGLTDQWVQDKITQMKYVTDIGILQRHVSRHNHRNEDEENSLSIDCMRIAFEYDLRLALYQHWSLYESLCNTSYTSASLKLWSVQGQKRLQEFLADMGLPLKQVKQKFNSMDMSLKENLREMIEESANKFGMKDLRVQTFSIHFGFKNKFSASDIVYATASLMENIEKEGHETTNFIKALDSLSRGNLDKLHQGLDLAKKQLRAIQQTVASCICTNLVISQGPFLYCCLMEGTPDVKLFSKPVSLCLLSKYLLKSFVCSTKNKRCKLLPLVMAAPMDVEQGTVIMVGIPPETESSDKKNFFGRAFERAADSTNSRTLHNHFDMSIIELKTEDRSKFLDALISLLS